The following proteins are co-located in the Acidicapsa acidisoli genome:
- a CDS encoding ATP-binding protein, which translates to MNTSKVLFRYKLMGHDPDWQDAGTRREAFYTNLGPGHYTFQVAARNSSGVWNEKGASVQFDIAPAWYQTLWFRLAAIALVFGILVSAYLLRVRELAARIELRVSERMSERLRISRELHDTVLQALQGLVLSFSTLTTRVAPDVQSDMERFLDEAESLTVTGRDRIKEMRGYFPENADIATEIQAIVSGLFGEHQCQVTIKTNGASAPLSTIAHDDTLWIAREALRNACQHAHAKHLNIEVSFTPSEFQMLIQDDGVGLEPDAFLAHQRGHFGLASMRERANMIGGRLNVSSARGRGTAISLMLPARIAYATPQSWFRRLFSRRVN; encoded by the coding sequence ATTAATACCTCAAAAGTCCTGTTTCGATACAAGCTCATGGGACATGATCCCGATTGGCAAGATGCTGGCACGCGGCGGGAAGCTTTTTACACAAATCTTGGACCGGGTCATTACACGTTCCAGGTGGCTGCACGCAACAGCAGCGGAGTATGGAATGAGAAGGGTGCTTCAGTTCAGTTCGATATAGCGCCTGCCTGGTACCAGACTTTGTGGTTTCGATTAGCCGCAATAGCCCTGGTATTCGGTATCCTCGTGTCCGCATATCTCCTCCGCGTGCGGGAACTTGCGGCGAGAATTGAGCTACGGGTCAGCGAACGAATGTCAGAGCGGCTTCGCATTTCGAGAGAACTGCACGATACGGTCTTACAGGCGCTTCAGGGATTGGTTCTCAGCTTCTCCACCCTCACGACGCGTGTGGCGCCGGATGTACAGTCGGATATGGAGCGTTTTCTGGATGAAGCAGAATCGCTGACGGTCACGGGTCGCGATCGCATCAAGGAAATGAGGGGCTATTTCCCAGAGAACGCTGATATCGCAACTGAAATTCAAGCGATCGTGAGCGGCCTTTTTGGGGAACACCAGTGTCAAGTGACAATCAAGACCAACGGCGCTTCGGCGCCGTTGAGCACGATTGCTCACGACGATACTTTATGGATCGCGCGGGAAGCTCTCCGCAACGCATGTCAGCACGCTCACGCTAAGCACCTCAACATTGAAGTATCCTTCACTCCATCGGAATTTCAAATGCTGATTCAAGATGATGGAGTAGGGCTGGAACCGGATGCATTCCTTGCGCATCAAAGAGGACACTTCGGCCTTGCAAGCATGCGTGAAAGAGCGAACATGATTGGGGGCCGTCTCAATGTCTCAAGTGCTCGCGGAAGAGGAACCGCAATCTCTCTCATGCTGCCCGCTCGAATTGCCTATGCCACTCCTCAGAGCTGGTTCCGACGATTGTTCTCCCGGCGCGTCAACTAG
- a CDS encoding excisionase family DNA-binding protein, which yields MCHGQTVTLIPDNLAITTQRAADILGISRPFFIKQLESGLMAHHRIGNQRRVYLRDVMDFAKKRDKERLAALDMLARDAFEAGLYERNVFPEGGMDE from the coding sequence ATGTGCCACGGCCAGACCGTTACGCTCATTCCGGATAACCTGGCAATTACGACACAGCGAGCTGCCGACATTCTCGGGATATCGCGTCCATTCTTCATCAAGCAGCTTGAGAGCGGTCTGATGGCCCACCATCGAATAGGCAACCAGCGCCGCGTTTATCTTCGTGATGTCATGGATTTCGCCAAGAAACGCGACAAGGAGCGTCTTGCTGCCCTGGACATGCTAGCGCGCGATGCGTTCGAAGCCGGCTTGTACGAGCGGAACGTATTCCCGGAAGGCGGCATGGACGAGTGA
- a CDS encoding ArsR/SmtB family transcription factor, whose amino-acid sequence MDRLSTTFAALSDPTRRAMIERLSHGPASVHGLTEPFALSQQMISKHIAYLVRARIVIKTKRGRESVCTLRPEAIKTVSDWAISYRRFWEESFDKLDVVVNQMKKEEVRDDRKHG is encoded by the coding sequence GTGGATAGATTGAGTACAACATTTGCGGCTTTGTCTGATCCAACCCGCCGGGCCATGATCGAGCGGCTCTCCCATGGGCCTGCCTCTGTGCATGGATTGACGGAACCGTTCGCCCTCTCGCAGCAGATGATTTCAAAACATATTGCCTACCTGGTGCGGGCGCGGATTGTGATCAAGACGAAGCGTGGACGAGAGAGTGTGTGCACGCTTAGGCCAGAGGCGATCAAGACAGTCAGCGACTGGGCGATTAGCTATCGCCGATTCTGGGAAGAGAGCTTCGACAAATTGGATGTAGTTGTCAATCAAATGAAGAAAGAGGAGGTCAGAGATGACAGAAAACACGGTTAG
- a CDS encoding SRPBCC domain-containing protein encodes MTENTVSEIERMVVTRVFDAPRELVWKAWTDPKYIMQWWGPNGFTAPVCQMDFRVGGKFLCCMKAPDGQEFWNAVEYYEIVPYEKIVSLMYFSDSKGSRVDPAQLGIEHEAIDGAFDVTTFEDLGNGQTKLTFIGNEPMESAKNSGQMEGWIQILDKVAAVVAGLVQAN; translated from the coding sequence ATGACAGAAAACACGGTTAGCGAAATTGAGCGGATGGTTGTCACAAGAGTTTTTGATGCCCCACGCGAGCTGGTTTGGAAGGCGTGGACAGACCCGAAGTACATCATGCAGTGGTGGGGACCGAATGGCTTTACTGCGCCCGTTTGTCAGATGGATTTTCGCGTTGGAGGAAAATTTCTCTGCTGCATGAAGGCTCCAGATGGGCAGGAGTTCTGGAATGCGGTTGAATACTACGAGATTGTTCCGTACGAGAAGATCGTTTCCTTGATGTACTTTTCCGACTCGAAGGGAAGCAGGGTTGACCCTGCGCAATTAGGAATCGAACATGAGGCCATAGACGGTGCGTTCGACGTGACCACCTTTGAGGATCTCGGAAACGGCCAGACGAAACTCACCTTCATTGGAAATGAACCCATGGAGAGCGCGAAAAATAGCGGCCAGATGGAGGGCTGGATTCAGATACTCGATAAAGTTGCCGCAGTTGTTGCGGGGCTAGTGCAGGCGAACTAA
- a CDS encoding DinB family protein codes for MRILTLVLAAAVISSSGVQMHSQMSGPPPSPPVGTKEDPAKAVDGLLSLMEVQVVGAAKAMPADKYSFAPAQGIFASGQTTQFDTVRTFVAQVTHLAQANYFFFGWSGIKPDRDVKAIGSITTRDEAVAALEASFVYAHKAIATITAENAFVAIKPIDGFSTRTTIAAFAAAHGNDHYGQMVEYLRMNGIVPPASAK; via the coding sequence ATGCGAATTCTCACTCTGGTTCTTGCAGCTGCTGTGATCTCGAGTAGTGGAGTGCAGATGCACTCACAGATGAGCGGACCACCGCCGTCACCGCCGGTGGGTACAAAGGAAGATCCCGCGAAAGCGGTGGACGGATTGCTGTCCTTGATGGAAGTCCAGGTAGTGGGGGCGGCAAAGGCGATGCCCGCTGATAAATACAGTTTCGCACCAGCGCAAGGCATCTTCGCCTCGGGCCAAACTACGCAATTCGACACCGTACGCACCTTTGTGGCACAGGTGACGCACCTGGCGCAGGCGAATTACTTCTTCTTCGGCTGGAGCGGCATTAAACCTGACCGCGACGTAAAGGCGATCGGGTCAATTACGACTAGAGACGAAGCGGTGGCTGCATTGGAAGCATCGTTCGTCTATGCGCACAAGGCCATAGCGACTATTACGGCAGAAAATGCGTTTGTAGCCATTAAGCCGATTGACGGCTTCAGTACAAGGACGACGATCGCCGCTTTTGCAGCCGCACATGGGAATGACCACTACGGCCAAATGGTGGAATATCTGCGGATGAACGGCATTGTGCCGCCGGCAAGCGCGAAGTAG